The sequence ATCGCTGCGCTGCTGGAGAAGAGCGAAGGTAATATACACACGCAGGGCTATACAGTTTAAGCAATATGTGacggttgttttttttgtttttcaaataaaaactcattGTTAGATTTTACAGTGTCTCACCGTTTTATGGTTCAGTGTACGATTTGTAGACAAATGATGATTGTCACGCAAAGCTTACTCCCTGTTGCCAGTGGGCGGCACAATGACTGCGACTCGAGTTAAATTACTTTTTCACTCATTGATACTGAAATGGCAGGGGGTATGCTTTGATGAAATCtcaaaatattcacattaaaatatcatCAAGGTCTTATGGCTTTTTCGGCCACATTTGAGGTGGATCTGGTTTGTCCAATAGGACAAGTATGTCAAAGTATAAAACATGTATCCTGTTGCCAGTGGGTGGCGATGTGACTAACTGCCTATTGATATGTGGATGTCCTCGTTGTGGGACTGTCAACACTGTTCAAAAAAACTCAGGATGTGATTGACATTtaatcttaaagtgttaataTTGTACAGAGCAAATCTGAAGTCGACTTTCTTCAGAATTTCATACTTATGAGTGAAACTTGCATCAAAAGAGCTGCTCTTCTGAGTGTGCTTATGTGCCATCTTGCCACACTTGTGGTCGAGACCCATGACACATCCACATTTTTCCATATTTACCATGACTGATAAGTGTGCCAAGTCTTAGTTTTCGATCAGCTTTAGGCCATAAAAAGATGCAATTTCAATTGCACCAGTTGTTGCTTTGGTCCTAATTGGTTACAAAAATACCAGCAGGTGCTGACTTCTAAATTCTGATTTGTTAGTCTTGAAACTGACTATCACATGaatctgactgactgaacctcatatttctgttttcatatcgTACTGTTaaaagctgcagaggaagaagtcttgttttccttctgtcGTGGAGATTTTCAGGACTGTGTATTATATTGTAAAACTGGTCAGATAACACTAAACAGTGGAGGTGCAGCACTCGGATACTCAAGATCCAGAGCTGTGGAGCCTATAATAAAATCTTCACTTTTGAGCTTCTGAATGTGTCGGAATATATTAAACGAGTATATGATAGTATATGAAAATTACATCTAAGTACAACCAGTCTTTTTCTGCTCAGTTGTAATGTCTTTCCCATCCCCATTGCCAGGAGCGCTGGAGCTGGCCGACAGCTCAGCTGATCTGCCAGGGCTGAAGTGGATGCCTGGGGTTACTTCCTGGAAGGTACTGGAACGTTTAGTCGTTGGTGGTTTTTAAAACAAGCCAACCGCTTAGAATAGCAAACCATAAAGGAAAACAGTGTTTAAGTTATGGAAGGGCTTCAACTTCAAAGTCAGACGGGATTTTGTTGGCCCTCACTGTGGATTTCTTTGATGGGATCACACCCTTAAACAAACGACTGTTGTGTCTTGTAGCTGATGACCAAGGAGGGCCAGTGGTACTCGGATTGGTCCGAGGTTCCAAGCAGCCGTCACACGCAGATCCGCCCCACCATGTTCCCTCCAAAAGACCCAGAGAAACTTGCTAGCATGCATCTGGAGAGATGGTATGTATACACTCACTTGGTTTATGATCTTTTAGTTCCTTTCCTATAACTCCAAGCCCCAaatgttaatctttaaatccaTGCACGGTCAGCTCAGTTCTAATGACTTCAGCGAAAGGCTCTACAGCCAAAGCAAATAGGAGCAGTGAGAGCAGGCTGCCTTATTTAACGCCACATTGAGTGCCAGAATAATGAGTGTATTCTATTGGTGAGTTCAGTGGCAAGGAGGTAGttataaaaatgtacacatctAATAAAATTTTCCCTGCAGTGTAATTTTGTCACTGTGTAGAAAAGGAAGAGCCTTTTTCTGTcccaaaaccttttttttgaaagcagagaaacacaaacacacacacacacttgcagccttttctgtttttcactgatGCCAAATTCATTAGCTGAGTAACgcatctgatttattttcttgacacagctttgcacacacacatagaggcTGTCTGCATGGATGCACATTCATGTACACACCTGCACTTTCacaaaaggaggaggggggtgatgTCATTTCTACTCTGCAGCTTTTACTTTATTGCTCAGACTTAGCCAATGTCAGCCAGCAGATGGAGCTGTTATCACACGTTACCTTAagcatcattttatttaaagctgGAAAAAAGTCCTTGTTTATCTTCACAGTAGGTGGCACCATAAAACTCAAAGCCCTgatttatatttctgtgtgtgtgtgtgtgtgtgtgtgtcagtatgagGATTCTGCCACATCACCAGAACACTGGAGGTTTCTTTGTGGCCGTGCTGGTGAAGAAAGCCCCAATGCCTTGGAACAAAAGATATCCCAAGGTACctcctcacaaacacatacactcaaTGGATGATTCCAATGTCAGTCTTACTTGAAGAAGGAAATGGAGCAGAACTCCGACATGTGGTTATGGGTGTTGAGCTTTTCATCACTCACGTGTTTAGTGTTACTCAGGTGAAaattctttttatcttttttgtttgtctttcacctCCCTCCCTATCATCCCCAGCTTAGGAAGGACGTCTCGTCCCTCTCAGCAGCCCAGACTGTGGGCTCTTCGGAAGCCTCAACCCCCGCAGACACTCCCCACCTTCCCGAGAATGCTTTGGGTGAGGGGGAGGGGGCAGGCGCAGAAGGAAAAGTATATGAGGAGGCACCCAAAGGAGCGTCCTTGGCCCAGGAGGCCACTGCTATACGAGATGGAGTGTGTGGGTGAGTCATACTGACGTGGGGAGCCAAAGCAAAAATGGAAATTGCAAAGTCttgagacattttaaaaaaaaacaaaaaaaaaaacaataacattgcTCTTGAATAAGAAATTACCCTTTGAAATGCACCCAAAGATGGTCCCGAAATACGCTGATTTTAAGTAATTTCCTTGCATGGCCATTGGTCACTTGATAATCAATATATAAGTCCTCATTAAAAGctcacacaaaatgtttttcgTCAGAAAAGTTTTATATCAACTACTGACATGAGGTATTTTTGCAGCACAACCTGAGTAAATtggatgtttgaaaatgaatgaatgaatgaatgatttccAGGCCTCCAGCTTCTAAGAAGATGAAGCTGTTTGGTTATAAAGAAGACCCCTTTGTGTTCCTTACTGAAGATGACCCTGTCTTCACCACCATTCAGTGAGTGCCTCTGTGTGCATTAGACATGGAAATGATTGTTTACAGCATTACCAGTggtgcaaaacatttttttttgttttgttttctctagATCTTTCTATGATCTGTCACCCAACTTCCCCAGGCTGAATGTCCTGACCAGGACCCACGAGGGCAAGAAGAGACACTTGTACATGGTGTCCAAAGAGCTCCGCAACGTGCTCCTCAATAACAGTGAGCGCATGAAGGTGTGTTTCTTGTGGATTAGCGTTTTGATCAATGTACACATTCAAAACCGGGTTTGATGACGATGATCAGAAATCGTTTGGAAATCTGATTAAAAATAGATGGCAACAAATAAAGAATCAATTATGTTCTGGTGACTGTGCATTGAGGAGTGACCAAACTACGCAGCTTAGTCAAACAAACTGATAGATATAGCAGCGCTCAGGCCAGTTTTACAttggtaggtgtgtgtgtgtgtgtgtgtgtgtgtgtcagcccatGAGAGGGAACCAGCCGAACAGACGGGACCCTCTCCTATCCCAAATCCCTATGGTCCCTCCACCCTGTAGCACCTGCACaggtggctgtgtgtgtgtgtgtgtgtgtgtgtgtgtgtgtgtgtgtgtgtgtgtgtgtgtgtgtgtatgtgtatgtatgtgtatatgcaTGCAGATGCACATGTGCCTCAGTCTATTTGTTCTCCTCGTTGTGTTTAGTGTTTCCTACTTTCTAGTCACTTTCTGTTGGGCTAAACCACAGAGAACCACGTCATTCCAGATTGTGGTCATTGTGAAAGAGTGATTGGTGTCCTTAATTTTAACAGTTCTGCTACTCTAACTGCTTGTCAGTGTAATACCTCAATGAaactcctcctttttttttttttttttatgaaaaaaatgaaagaaatcccaaatgtttattttccttgttcTTTACAACATTTCAAGTTTCATGGAGGAAGTCAAGATGCATATTTATTGATGCATAGTTTAGCTGAATTTTACTGTGCAGATCACTGACAGTTGCCTCCCACTCCTGCTGGGACACCAGAGCTGcactgtgtttacacacactgtTGTAATATCTTATACAGTTGGTGCCTCAAGCAAGCAGTTCGGTGAGCGTCAGTTGTACTACAACACCACAAGTAGCATAATAAGTCTTTTATTGTTACTTAAATTATCCTTGATTGTGTTTTCCCAGAGAGGTGTTAATTAGTGTCTTTAGCCAATAGAATTTGGTAtcactgtgttgtttctgtgctgagccgtatgtcagtgtcagtgttttacttGTTCCTTAGGTCATTAACACAGGCGTGAAGGTGTGGTCTCGCAACAGTGATGGAGAGGAGTTTGGCTGTGCCTTCAGACTGGCTCaggaggtaacacacacacacattgcactgTACAACACAGCACCCCTGAACACCACGTCTCGTCCTCGCACAGTGGAGTAAATCTAACCTGTTCTTTGTTATAAAATGGAAGATGTAtcattgtgaaaacaaaatattcttcACATTTTAGCTGCATATTAACACACAACTCCTATAACCATCTTTTTGGGACCTTTTTAGCTTAACACTTCAGATCAATTTAAGTAGTACACACTGCTTAGTGGTAGCTCATCTGTCTAGAACTTCTAACTGTTTAggttttgtgatatttttcattttaaaagcactTACTCTAGTACTACCATACAGTAAGTTATTTGTACTATCATTGATTTATTCACCACAGAGGCGATGAGCATAGCTGAATAACAAGGGAGCCAGATGGCCGAGTTCACACTCAAATGCACTTctaatgaatgtgttttaaatgcaCCGTGTAACTGTAAAGAATCTGGATTTATTATGTTGGTCTCCAGATCGTCAACCacatctctcctctgtcctATAAGGGTATCTACACTCTTCAGCCTTACATTCGCTCCAGGATAATCACAGTGAGTGTGGAGGATATCAAAGTGCTGCTGACCCAGGAGAACCCCTTCCTCAGCAAACTGCAGGACGACGCTCACGCTCAAGCCAAGAAAATGGGTACACGTCGCAAAAGATTCTCATACCAAAACATAAGACACGTATTCCAACTAAATGTCCACTTTCAGACAGGCAAAAGTCTGTCGGCATCTGTCCGTATTTGGTTTTGGTTCAGACTGATTACATTTATGACTTACTCTTGTTGAAAGCACTGTGATTTCACAatacaatttcaaaataatgtaatgaatgGATATTTTATAATTATAGCAGAAATAGTATTGTTTTGATAGTGACAAGCAGCCGAAGCAGCCTAGAAGTCAAAGCAGTGGATTGGCTAGCATAAAATGAAGGACAGTGAATGAGTAATTCTCCTTCTTCCTTAATAACTGGTGTTGAGctgcctttgagcaaggcactgacCCAAAAACCTCTGCTGAGCAGTcccaacaaaagaaaactgtagTTACACTGGGAAATTGTCAGATACGAAGTATTTGTACACAGACAGTGTTGGGGAGTATCTAACAGTAAAATGTggtttttgaatgtgttgttgaTTGTTTCTAGTTATTAATCTGTTATTCTCTCCACAGTTATGGGTAGCATCGTGTTGAAGTACATTCCCAACCCaaagtaagttttttttttttttttttttttttttgttcatttgttgtgttttttgttgattttaagTGTTTGAAtgtatatttttgtcattatcaAGTTCATGTTCTTGGTCTGACACCCATCATGACCCTCTGTTTGTCAGTAACACAGCGGAACCTCAATGTCCCATCCAGCTGTGTGGCTGGAGGGGAAAGACATCCATCCGAGCCTTCGTCCCTCGCAACGAGAGGTTTCATTACCTCCGAATGTTAGGCGTGGAGGtcttcagagacaaacaggGCCTCGGGCAGAAACAGAAGGATGACAGTAAAGAAGAGGTGGAAAAGGAcgcagaggaggaaggagtggCGGAAAATGAGGCCGAGCTGGACTTTGAGAATGGTGATGAAAACGGATCGTCAGAGCCAAAGGCCGACAGCAGCAACCAGGGGACTAGCAgctgaggatggagaggagataGCAGAGAGAAATACAGAATGAAGACGTATTAGAGCTCTAAGAGCTGTTGACCACGTCCAGCTAAGACCACATTATGCAGAATAAAAGGATGATATGCCTCCATGAGTCTCTCTGTTTAGCAAGATGCTGCTGCAGAAGGATTCCCTCCCTGAGATGGACTCCCTTGGGATTTTTAGTTGTTGGAGCCCCTCTGGGAGTCAGCTTTTTAGTTAAATGGCTTGTCTTATTTTATATAGCTGTTTTTTTATGGTTTAACAGATTTATTCCACTGACCAAGTGGCATCTCTTTGCTTTCACTTGCCCATGTTTAGAGAAGGCATGGATTAACTTCCACCTCATTTTCTACACATGTAATTAAGCAGAAATATGGAGTTGATTAAACGTGTTCAAGACTAACTTCGTCATTAGTCAAATCATTTGACCTGAAGTTCATTCTTGGCCTGTTGGAGTGTGAAAggtgtgttttattctgtccacagacaaaataaagcaactaTAAGGAATTAAATAAATTCTTAAACTAGTTTGGCACCCTTGGCTGTCTCAAGGATAAGCCAAtggcaagttttatttttatcacttgCCATTTTTGACAAAGTTTCACCACATTTAAAAGCAAAGTGGCaaaagtgtgtttgttcttgaaAACCGAAAGCCAAATGATGGAAATAATATTAGATGTAAAGTAGTAGAAGTAAATTGATCTAGTTAGCATAGTTTATGGGAAGGTGCCATGAAAATGAATCTCCCTGCTGTGGACTAAACAAGAATTTTGAGTGAATGTAACTGTCAACATAGCAGCATCAGCTAACACACTCACAATggcaatgctaacatgctgaatTTTAGCAGGTAATATTCACTGTCGTTGAGCATGTTAATATTCTAACATTGGCTAGTTGGCATTAACACAAAGTGCAAACTGCGGCTGCTGACAAGGTTGTCATTTTTGCAAACATCTTAAAAGTCTTAAACCAAAGCAtagaataaactgaaattaattcTTAATCCTGACATAAGTGTGATGTCTGTACCAAATGTAGTGTATGATGTATATGACACGTGTATATGACACTGAGGTtgtctgggaaccatgaatTTGTGTACCAGGTTTTGTGCCAATCCATCAAGTAGATTTTGAGATATTATAGTGGTCAAGGTTTGGAACAAGATGATAAGTCACAAAATTCATCTGGATTCATTCTCTGGACACCATGGCTGCACAGTTTTGTGCCCAACCTATTCAACAGTTGTTGAGTTATTTCAGATCGGATTTAAGAGCTGGCACATTAAGCGTGTGAGCCACTGCCCTAAAATCTTATGTGTTTGATAAGCAAGAACATTTAAAGATTCCTCAAACAACAGAGAACCATAAATGACTTTTAGGTGCCgatcaaaacatgaaaaacatataATTAAACCTCCCGTGACAAGAGCATATTTGCTGCATCTTGTCACCGGTTGCCACGGCAGCTTCACTGCTCTGGATGTACAGCCGGACAGacgtctctccctctgtttatTACCCAGTACAGCTGCCATGACAACCAGCCCCCTCACCTCTCTCTGGTGACGGGAGTATGGAGGGACCACAGAGAACATCATCTACTCTTCTGCTgtcttctcattttcttctgcCAGCTCCCTActcacttttcctcttcttcctgtgttAGCCGTGTTTCCCTTCCTCTTTTATCATTTGGTCTGTGACCTCTAAAGTGCATGGCAGTGGGTATTACCAAGCAGTAGTGCAGCTGTCATGTCAATTCCCTCGGCTGTCGATATGCCAGTGACAGCGCTGTCTGCAGGGACAGAAGGGGACAGGCCGGGGAGACGACAAGAGTCCCTGTTTGGTTTACGGTTATGTGAGGATCGAGTGGAAGCCTAAACCCAGTTGTAgcatgttttggggtttttttctttaagattTTGTGTGATAAATTAGATTGATTTCCAGCCTCTATTACAGGTTTTATGAtagatgaaaattaaaaatggtcGATTATTGAACAACATGGCTGAAGAAGGAGATAGAAAggatacagaggaaaaaagtttagattttatttaaaaaatgtgtagTATTTTACAGTGATGGTGAGGCCAAAACAGGGGTGACCGGCTTGTGGGGTCAGTCAAATGATGaacaaggagaagaaaaaggctCAATTTCTTTCGAGCTGAGTGGAAGACAATACATGAAAATGGAAGAGTTGAAAATGATAAAAGCCTTGGGAGGATGAAGAGAGATGAGTGCACAGAGGGTTAGAGAGAGGGTGGGGATGAATAAATCGAATTGGACAGATAGAGAAAGGTTTGGAGATAAGGCAAAAAGTTGTTACTGAGTCATAGGACAGTCTGTGTAcgtgggagtgtgtgtttgagttaagctgcatgtgaatgtatgcctatttcagtgtgtttgcgtgtgtgctgGTTTGTCAGTGTGAATGATGTCTTCTGCCTTTGAGTTTCAACGTTTACTGCCAACCTTTCAATACAAATGATGACTTCAACTCTGCACAGGGACTAACATACTaactttgtcttctttctccttcGTCCTCTCCTCgtccagtattttttttttttactttctatTCAAATTTCCGTGCAGTCCTTTATTCATACTGTTCACTTCCTCTTTCCATTTTGATTATATTTCTCCCTGGAAAAGCTTCCTGAGAGCACTCACAGCAACCCAAGGCTCAGATTCTAAAATGCTCTCAAACTGTGGTCTCAATTTAAGTCACTGCTTTTAGTTCCCTCTCAGCACACCATTGCTTTTATATGAGCACTATTGTTCTTCTACCCTCCACGTTTGTATGGtatattgaaacatttttaaggCCTCACTCAGTGGCCGCGAAGCAAACCTACTCGAAGCTGTTTGACAAGTTAGCcttaaaacagcaacagtacTTGATGAAACTCTGTGTCccacacagaaaagacagactgGTACCCCGGTGGTTTGACACAGCCAGCGTTGGGCTACCTCAACCATGTTGCAAACACACCCAGGTCAACATTGCAATTACACTCTTAGTCCTAAATAGTGGAGCACAATACATAATGTTATCACTACTGAATGAG comes from Scatophagus argus isolate fScaArg1 chromosome 17, fScaArg1.pri, whole genome shotgun sequence and encodes:
- the nsun2 gene encoding RNA cytosine C(5)-methyltransferase NSUN2; protein product: MGKRSRQRQKNPTAGRDNRDNAGWGAGYADIVKENKLFEHYYKEQGLVPDGEFEQFMDAMREPLPATIRITGYKSHAKEILHCLKEKYFKDIQELEIDGQKIEAPQPLSWYPDEQAWHTNMSRKIIRKSPLLEKFHQFLVSETESGNISRQEAVSMIPPLLLKIESHHKILDMCAAPGSKTAQLIEMLHADMDVPFPEGFVIANDVDNKRCYLLVHQAKRLNSPCIMVVNHDASCIPTLMINSNSKKDILFYDRILCDVPCSGDGTMRKNIDVWKKWTTSNSLHLHGLQLRIAVRGVEQLAVGGRMVYSTCSLNPIEDEAVIAALLEKSEGALELADSSADLPGLKWMPGVTSWKLMTKEGQWYSDWSEVPSSRHTQIRPTMFPPKDPEKLASMHLERCMRILPHHQNTGGFFVAVLVKKAPMPWNKRYPKLRKDVSSLSAAQTVGSSEASTPADTPHLPENALGEGEGAGAEGKVYEEAPKGASLAQEATAIRDGVCGPPASKKMKLFGYKEDPFVFLTEDDPVFTTIQSFYDLSPNFPRLNVLTRTHEGKKRHLYMVSKELRNVLLNNSERMKVINTGVKVWSRNSDGEEFGCAFRLAQEGIYTLQPYIRSRIITVSVEDIKVLLTQENPFLSKLQDDAHAQAKKMVMGSIVLKYIPNPNNTAEPQCPIQLCGWRGKTSIRAFVPRNERFHYLRMLGVEVFRDKQGLGQKQKDDSKEEVEKDAEEEGVAENEAELDFENGDENGSSEPKADSSNQGTSS